A stretch of Chiloscyllium punctatum isolate Juve2018m chromosome 6, sChiPun1.3, whole genome shotgun sequence DNA encodes these proteins:
- the LOC140479085 gene encoding protein mab-21-like 4, whose protein sequence is MWSSNSDRLGWYQRYLSGIKAYHDMKVIDIQKCEDILFTILDRVQQQDYRFQVDYSRAHACFDYTIRTQFDELDMEVCLWFNDLSLRVEESCDTPYIADGISHQAVPKKGVAYLTVPKESESKWTGSDIFHPLPESSQCCGHIVPGRVINVLKELLKGAIVYCQQNNFINPGDVNAFLLNFDGPRLTLVLRNVTKPLRVNIIPVLRRATAKLLENGFQNGHSFPETTSQTTPENLDISNGTYYRWRFCFERPMWKLLEKADADGGHRLDSLCLLDRIKTDHWLPGEHKRGITFNMLKMVLLWAMKFFPAPEDWIDLESSVYRVVVVLLRCLALQNLPNYFMHEINLFQEDFQAQFDFQAIYEKVEQFADTPEKFLQIHLTHLLPAPRQHIDSYLKMLLQIQDNEGLYWNTAYFDIILNKFQVYHVPDADRIGAMQLAWAKTTKLVTDEGCSS, encoded by the exons ATGTGGTCTTCAAATAGTGACAGGCTGGGCTGGTACCAAAGATACTTGTCAGGGATAAAAGCCTACCACGATATGAAGGTCATTGATATACAGAAATGTGAAGACATACTCTTCACGATTCTCGACAGGGTCCAGCAGCAGGACTATAGGTTCCAGGTGGATTACTCAAGAGCACATGCTTGCTTTGACTACACCATCAGAACACAGTTTGATGAGCTGGATATGGAGGTGTGTCTGTGGTTCAACGATTTGTCCTTGCGGGTTGAAGAGAGCTGCGACACCCCTTACATTGCAGATGGAATCAGCCATCAAGCCGTCCCGAAGAAAGGGGTGGCTTACCTGACTGTCCCTAAGGAGAGTGAAAGCAAATGGACTGGGAGTGACATTTTCCATCCACTTCCAGAGTCGTCCCAGTGCTGTGGGCACATCGTCCCTGGCAGAGTCATAAACGTCCTGAAGGAGCTTCTTAAAGGAGCCATTGTTTACTGTCAACAGAACAATTTTATTAACCCAG GAGATGTGAATGCTTTCTTGCTAAATTTCGATGGCCCTCGGTTAACACTGGTTCTCAGAAATGTGACAAAGCCCTTACGAGTTAACATCATTCCAGTACTTCGGAGAGCCACAGCAAAGTTACTTGAAAATGGATTTCAGAACGGGCACAGCTTTCCAGAGACAACCAGCCAAACAACACCCGAGAACCTAGACATCAGCAATGGAACTTATTACCGATGGAG GTTTTGTTTTGAACGACCGATgtggaagttgctggagaaagcaGATGCAGATGGGGGCCATCGCCTGGACAGCCTGTGCCTCCTGGACAGAATTAAAACTGACCACTGGCTTCCAGGGGAACACAAGCGGGGAATCACATTTAACATGCTCAAG ATGGTATTACTGTGGGCCATGAAGTTTTTCCCAGCTCCGGAAGACTGGATCGACCTGGAATCATCGGTTTATCGGGTGGTAGTGGTGCTGCTCCGGTGTCTTGCCCTCCAGAATCTGCCCAACTACTTCATGCACGAGATCAACCTGTTCCAGGAAGATTTTCAGGCCCAGTTCGACTTCCAAGCCATTTACGAGAAGGTGGAACAATTTGCTGACACTCCTGAGAAATTCCTGCAGATACACCTGACCCACCTCCTGCCTGCCCCACGCCAGCACATTGACAGCTACCTGAAGATGCTTCTGCAAATCCAGGACAATGAGGGCCTCTACTGGAACACAGCCTACTTTGACATCATCTTAAACAAG TTTCAGGTTTATCACGTCCCAGATGCTGATAGAATTGGAGCCATGCAACTTGCCTGGGCCAAGACTACCAAACTAGTGACTGATGAAGGATGCTCATCATAA